In one Nodosilinea sp. FACHB-141 genomic region, the following are encoded:
- a CDS encoding acyltransferase, translating into MAIDMPDLNATYSDSARKRVLGLDTIRFFLAMWVVFGHIGVFPIEVNESNVLGKIFAGIYNNLFSAPAAVIVFFVISGFCIHYPFRGNKKPLLIPYFARRHLRIWVPIVAAILIAIPLGVKLTLLQDSILWSLLAEEIYYLIYPGLLFLRRRFGWKKILFASYIVAILVVLRDPSAGNYPSYGPYFNWALGLPCWLLGCCLAEKTDRFFTSTASLKINISNWRFAAWFLSFVCSALRFHSPIKYPWTLTLFAVFAFFWLEKEILYYRVNAPIPLLEKAGKGSYSIYLVHLLGPALYVYWSLPIFSPVMHWLVQIIFTLLLCCVFYLLVEKPSHSLARAVAEKLSPNSPKIAAIRVHKEQP; encoded by the coding sequence ATGGCAATAGATATGCCAGATCTAAATGCTACATACAGCGACTCAGCTAGAAAAAGAGTGCTTGGGCTAGACACAATTCGATTTTTCCTGGCAATGTGGGTTGTTTTTGGCCATATTGGAGTTTTCCCGATAGAAGTAAATGAGAGCAATGTTTTAGGCAAGATATTTGCTGGAATCTATAACAACTTATTTTCTGCCCCTGCCGCAGTCATCGTATTTTTTGTTATTTCTGGATTTTGTATTCACTACCCCTTTCGGGGTAATAAGAAGCCGCTTCTAATTCCTTACTTTGCTCGACGACATTTAAGAATCTGGGTGCCTATTGTTGCAGCAATTCTGATCGCAATACCGCTTGGGGTGAAGTTAACTTTGTTGCAAGACTCTATATTGTGGAGTTTGTTAGCGGAAGAAATTTACTACCTAATTTATCCCGGTCTCTTGTTTTTAAGGAGAAGGTTTGGGTGGAAAAAGATTCTTTTCGCATCCTATATTGTAGCTATTTTAGTTGTCTTGCGCGATCCGTCGGCAGGTAATTACCCCTCATACGGACCCTATTTTAACTGGGCTTTGGGACTGCCATGCTGGTTGTTGGGCTGCTGTCTGGCGGAAAAAACGGATAGATTTTTCACTTCTACTGCAAGTCTCAAAATCAATATCTCGAATTGGCGGTTTGCCGCTTGGTTTTTAAGTTTTGTTTGCAGCGCCTTAAGGTTTCACTCACCGATTAAATATCCTTGGACTTTAACTCTGTTTGCTGTTTTTGCTTTCTTTTGGCTAGAAAAAGAGATTTTATACTACCGAGTTAATGCTCCCATTCCTTTGCTTGAAAAGGCGGGTAAAGGTAGTTACTCAATTTACCTTGTTCATTTACTTGGTCCTGCTCTTTACGTATATTGGTCGTTGCCCATATTTTCACCCGTAATGCATTGGCTAGTACAGATTATATTTACTCTGCTTTTATGCTGTGTTTTTTACTTGCTTGTGGAAAAGCCTTCTCACTCGCTCGCCAGGGCAGTGGCAGAAAAGCTATCCCCTAACTCGCCTAAAATAGCTGCGATCCGAGTACACAAAGAGCAGCCTTAA